From Synoicihabitans lomoniglobus, the proteins below share one genomic window:
- a CDS encoding TPR end-of-group domain-containing protein — translation MALIEEADARSADVMRLRVELYHQSKQWRRLAMAGESLADLAPEEEQGWISWAYALRELERVADAQDVLWRAEPAHGKTSAVLHYNLACYACLLGDLKEAKRRLAMAVKMDDEFESSAWDDPDLAALRSDGEAGNDVKES, via the coding sequence TTGGCGTTGATCGAGGAGGCGGATGCTCGATCGGCCGATGTCATGCGGCTGCGGGTGGAGCTCTACCACCAATCCAAGCAATGGAGGCGGCTCGCCATGGCGGGGGAGTCGTTGGCGGATTTGGCGCCCGAGGAGGAGCAGGGGTGGATTTCCTGGGCGTATGCGTTGCGGGAGTTGGAACGCGTGGCGGATGCTCAGGATGTGCTGTGGCGGGCCGAGCCGGCTCACGGGAAAACGAGCGCCGTGCTGCATTACAATCTCGCGTGCTATGCTTGCCTGTTGGGCGACCTGAAGGAGGCCAAACGGCGGCTGGCGATGGCGGTAAAAATGGATGACGAATTTGAATCCAGTGCGTGGGATGATCCCGATCTCGCGGCCTTGCGCTCCGATGGCGAAGCGGGAAATGACGTAAAGGAGTCGTGA
- a CDS encoding lytic transglycosylase domain-containing protein, with amino-acid sequence MHHRFAPFSIRRLRGGVLLALSLSIGVVLRAQQQAAVEDEWVVDTEGLFELGRALFEEHAPDDIKAQFRFPSRDEFDEFAVRLQRALQEGSLDDLADYRAEAQAALIAVRAFPDYAPYADWLQERLDYIDAAGWIRAQPPPRPVVKPVPNEPVRAAPSRPREVVPHYDLWVSRMQDRPRPAVASRFVPGLQPIFARVGVPKDLVWLAEIESSFNPNARSPVGARGLFQFMPGTATDMGLSLRPFDERADPRKSAQAAASYLKQLHGKFGSWPLALAAYNAGPGRVDRTLKAHRAATYADIAEALPAETRMYVPKVLATVAVRAGVSPADLARAMTAVK; translated from the coding sequence ATGCATCACCGATTCGCACCATTCTCGATCCGACGGTTGCGGGGTGGCGTGCTGCTGGCTTTGTCCCTGTCGATCGGAGTCGTCTTGCGAGCGCAGCAGCAGGCGGCGGTCGAGGACGAGTGGGTCGTGGATACGGAGGGGTTGTTTGAGTTGGGGCGGGCGTTGTTTGAGGAACACGCGCCCGATGACATCAAGGCGCAGTTTCGCTTTCCGTCGCGGGACGAGTTTGACGAATTTGCGGTGCGGTTGCAGCGGGCTTTGCAGGAGGGGTCGCTGGACGATCTCGCCGACTATCGGGCGGAGGCGCAGGCGGCGTTGATCGCGGTGCGGGCGTTTCCGGACTATGCGCCGTATGCGGATTGGTTGCAGGAGCGGTTGGACTACATCGACGCGGCGGGGTGGATTCGCGCGCAGCCGCCGCCGCGGCCGGTGGTGAAGCCCGTGCCGAACGAGCCGGTGCGGGCGGCGCCGTCGCGTCCGCGGGAGGTGGTGCCGCATTACGATTTGTGGGTTTCGCGCATGCAGGATCGTCCGAGGCCGGCGGTGGCGTCGCGGTTCGTGCCGGGTTTGCAGCCGATTTTTGCGCGGGTGGGCGTGCCGAAGGATTTGGTATGGTTGGCGGAAATCGAATCGTCGTTTAACCCGAATGCGCGCAGTCCGGTGGGGGCGCGGGGACTGTTTCAATTCATGCCCGGCACGGCGACGGACATGGGGTTGAGTTTGCGTCCGTTTGACGAGCGGGCCGATCCGCGGAAGTCGGCGCAGGCGGCCGCGAGTTATCTGAAACAATTGCACGGGAAGTTTGGTTCCTGGCCGTTGGCGTTGGCGGCCTACAATGCGGGGCCGGGCCGGGTTGACCGCACGCTGAAGGCGCATCGGGCGGCGACTTACGCGGACATCGCGGAGGCGTTGCCGGCGGAAACGCGTATGTATGTGCCGAAGGTATTGGCCACGGTGGCGGTGCGTGCGGGCGTCTCCCCGGCCGATCTGGCGCGGGCGATGACGGCGGTGAAGTGA
- a CDS encoding NYN domain-containing protein, protein METTTPTESIALLIDADNAPAAKIDFIIAELASYGVVNIRKAYGNWKKSELSGWEKVLHEYAIQPRQHFDIVKGKNASDMALLIDAMDILYTKSVGVFCLVSSDCDFTPLVLRLREEGKRVIGFGGKTAPEPFVNSCSHFLFLDEKPAKADATARPKATGKSLKGDTKLMNVLRSAVEAQADDDGWAHLGPVGNHISNQGSFVTSNYGYRNLSGLFGAVDAFELKKTKTATGGTLYTVRLKPKIAKKD, encoded by the coding sequence ATGGAAACGACCACCCCGACGGAGAGTATTGCGCTGTTGATCGACGCGGATAACGCACCGGCGGCGAAGATTGATTTTATCATCGCGGAGCTGGCGTCGTATGGCGTCGTCAACATTCGTAAGGCTTACGGTAATTGGAAGAAGTCAGAGCTCTCGGGCTGGGAAAAGGTGCTGCACGAATATGCTATCCAGCCGCGGCAGCACTTTGACATCGTGAAGGGGAAAAACGCGTCGGACATGGCGCTGCTGATCGACGCGATGGACATCCTCTACACCAAGAGCGTCGGGGTGTTTTGTCTGGTGTCGTCGGATTGTGATTTTACGCCGCTCGTGCTGCGGCTGCGAGAGGAGGGCAAGCGGGTGATCGGTTTCGGCGGCAAGACCGCGCCGGAGCCGTTTGTGAACAGTTGCTCGCATTTTCTTTTTCTGGATGAAAAACCCGCCAAGGCGGACGCGACGGCGCGGCCGAAGGCCACCGGCAAGAGCCTCAAGGGAGACACGAAGCTCATGAACGTGCTGCGCAGCGCGGTGGAAGCCCAGGCGGATGACGACGGCTGGGCGCATCTGGGTCCCGTGGGGAATCACATTTCCAATCAGGGGTCATTTGTGACGAGCAACTATGGTTATCGAAATCTCAGCGGCTTGTTTGGGGCCGTTGATGCGTTCGAGTTGAAGAAAACCAAAACCGCAACGGGCGGCACGCTCTACACGGTGCGGTTGAAGCCGAAGATCGCGAAGAAGGACTGA